Part of the Paludisphaera borealis genome, GCGAAGCTTGGTCTGCACCATCGCTCGCAGGTTGCCAGGCGTGTGGTGGGCGAAATCGACGACGACATAGTTCACGCCTTCCATCGTGATCACCATGCCACGGCGGACGTCGGTTGCTTTGATCATCATGGCTGTTTGCGTCTCTCTGTACGTCATCCGGAAGTCGTCGGCGAATCCATGCAACCGAGACCGTCCAGCGCTTGGCGAAAAACCGAACCCGCGTGTTCTGACACGCAGCCCAAATTTACTGGTCTCACGCCGTTTTGCCTAGCCCGCGTTCCACTTCCGTCGGCGATCCGACCACCCCGCCCCGCCGCGGGCCGATCGCATCTGACCTCGCCGCGAGGCTTCCCACCAGGCTCGTCGACCTTGTCCGAGAACCGCGATACTCGAAGAGTCCGAATTCCCACGTACCGAGGCTTTTGGTGACCGAAGCAAGCCAGGCCCACGACGGATCGGCCCTCGACCCCGAGCCTCCGCCCGCCCGACACGACCCTTATCAGGTGCTCCGCGACGGCAATTTCGCGCGGTTCCTCACCGCCGCGCTGCTGCTCCGGATCGGCGCCCAGATGCAGTCTATCGCGGTCGGCTGGGAAATCTACGAGCGGACGCGGTCGGCCCTGGCCCTCGGCATGGTCGGTCTGGCTCAGGTGACGCCGATCCTGCTTCTGGCGATCCCCTCGGGTCATCTCTCCGACCGTCACGACCGCAAGATGTTGTTCGTCGCCTCGAACGTCTTGATGCTCATCGCGGCGGTCGGCCTCGCGGTCGTTTCGGCGTACGAGGCGCCCGTCGATTGGATCTACGTCTTCCTGATGATCACGGGGATCGGCCAGGCGCTCAACCGTCCCATGCAGTGGGCGATCCAGCCGATGCTCGTGCCCCGCGAACTGCTGCTCTCGGCCATCACCTGGAGTTCGAGCGTCGGCCAGATCGCCTCGGTGGGAGGTCCGGCGCTTGGCGGGTTCGTCATCGCCGCGACCGCGAAGGCGACCGCGTGCTACAGCCTCAACGCGGTGTTCCTGGTCTTCGCCGTCGCGCTCAACGCGTCGCTGAGGATTCGCCCCACGGTCCGCGACGCCAGCCCGGTCACGCTCCAGACGCTGCTCGCGGGGCTCCGGTTCGTCCTCAAGACCGACCTGCTGCTGGCGACGATGACGCTCGACATGGTGGCCGTCCTCCTGGGAGGCGCGACCGCGCTCTTGCCGATTTACGCCCGCGACATCCTCAAGGTCGGGCCCGAGGGCCTGGGATGGCTCCGCGCCGCCCCTTCGGTCGGCTCGTTCGCGACCGCCCTGGCGCTTGCGCATCGCAAGCCGATCCAGCGCGCCGGTCCGGTCATCTTGTGGTCGGTCGCGGGCTTCGGCGTCGCCACGATCGTCTTCGGCCTCTCCAGAAACTTCCACGTCTCGTTGGCGGCGCTCGTGTTCTTGGGCGCCTGCGACAACGTCAGCGTCGTCGTCCGCCAGACGCTCTCCCAGATGCTCTCGCCCGACGACATGCGCGGCCGCGTCTCGGCGATCAACACGATCTTCGTCTCATCGTCGAACGAACTCGGCGAATTCGAATCAGGCGTCGTCGCGCGGCTCGTCGGCACGGTGGGCGCGGTCGTCCTCGGCGGGGTCGGAACGCTCGTCACCGTCGTCGGCATCGCCTTGATCTGGCCCAATTTACGCAAACTCGGCTCACTCCAGGACGTCGCACCCGCGAACCCCGAATCAACCGCTTGACCCACTCGAATACGAATTCGACGACTTGACGAATTTTGACGATCCGTCAATAATCCCCTCCATGGGCACTTTGACGAGAAAACAGCGGGAGATCCAGCAGCGCGAGTCGCTATTGCTCGACGTGGCCCGGACGATGCTCATGGAGCAAGGGTTCGCGGGTTTGAGCATGGACCGGCTGGCGGAGGCGACCGAGTATTCCAAGGGGACGATCTACCAGCATTTCTCGACCAAGGAGGACCTGGTCGCGGCCCTGGCGATTCAGAGCCTGACGTATCGGTCCGATTTGTTCGACCGGGCGAGCGAGTATCCGGGGCGGCCTCGCGAGCGGATGTTCGCGATCGGGGTGGCCGACGAGTTGTTCGCCCGGCTGCATCCCCAGTATTACAAAGCCGAGATGGTGATCCGGATGGCCGCCTTGCAGACTCGCGCCGACGCCGAGCGGTGCAAGCATCTCTGCGGCCAGGACCAGACCTGCATGAACCGAGTTCGCGACATCGTCGCTTCCGCGGTCGCCGCGGGAGACCTCGCGCTCGAGCGTCCTCGGACAGCGGAACAGGTCTCCTTCGCCGTGTACTCGATCGCCCTTGGCACGCACCTCGGCATGCACAATTACGGGTCCATGTTCGACGCGGCCGAACTCGGCCCTCCCGAAAGCCTAGCCCGTGACGGCGTCCAGATCTTGCTCGACGGCTTCGGATGGCGACCGCTCACCACCGAGTGGGACTACTGCAAGACCTACCACAGGCTGATCAAAGACGTCTTCGCCGACGAGTATCGGCGTCTCGAAACCCTCTGAACCCGCGCGGCCCCTGGGCTGTCGTCTTGGTGGGATTTCGCGAACAGGACCGAATCGCCCTTCCATTCCCCGACCGGAGAACGCCCTTGAGGGGTCTCGACAACATGCGAACGTATTTCGGGTTGAGCACGATGAACGGGCGGTTCGCGGCGGGTCTCGTCGCCGTCTTGGCTGGGGCCTCCTTCTCGGGATGCCAGAAGCCCCCCGCGCCGGCGGCGCCTCCTCCTCCACGGGTCGGCGTCGTCGATTCGAGGAAGATGGACGTGCCGGTCCTGGCGACGCCGAACGGCACGACGCGGGCGGCCGAGGTCGTCACCTTGCGGGCCCGGGTCCGTGGATTTCTCACGGAGCGTCATTTCGAGGAAGGCGCGACCGTCAAGAAGGGCCAGCTCCTGCTCGTGATCGAGGAGGAGCCGTACAAGATCGCCCTGGACTCGGCCCGCGCGAAGCAGGAGGAGTCGGAGGCCGCCGTCCGCAAGGCCGAGCAGTCGAAGGCGCGCGAGGTGGCCGCGTCGAAGGTCGCGCTCGACATGGCGCAGCTCAACCTCAAGCAGATCGAGGAGCAGCGGAGCCGGAAGTTGCTGGCCCGCAACGCCGGGTCGCAGGAGGAGCTTGACCGGGCCGAGGCCGACCGCAAGCAGTTCGAGGCCCAGGTCCAGGCGGACCGCGCCAACCACGACCAGGCGGTGGCCGACTACGACGTCGCCATCCTCGCGGCGAAAGCCCAACTCCAGGCGGCCAAGGCCGGGGTCCGCGACGCCGAGCTGAACCTCGGCTACTGCCGGATGACCTCACCGATCGACGGCCGCATCGGCGAGGCGCGGGTCAAGGTCGGCAACCTCGTCGGCCCGGGACAGGAAGGGGGAAGCTACACCGAGTTGGGCACCATCCAGCAGCTCGACCCGATCACCGTCGACATCCAGGTCAGCTCTCGCTATCTCGACAAGGCGTCGCGGCTCGTCCAGCAGGGCCTTCCGGCCAAGCTGACGCGTCCCGGCGTCGAGGGCGAGGAAGTCCACCCCTACATCGGCGAGTGCTACTTCATCGACAACTACATCGACGAGACCACCTCCACGTT contains:
- a CDS encoding MFS transporter gives rise to the protein MTEASQAHDGSALDPEPPPARHDPYQVLRDGNFARFLTAALLLRIGAQMQSIAVGWEIYERTRSALALGMVGLAQVTPILLLAIPSGHLSDRHDRKMLFVASNVLMLIAAVGLAVVSAYEAPVDWIYVFLMITGIGQALNRPMQWAIQPMLVPRELLLSAITWSSSVGQIASVGGPALGGFVIAATAKATACYSLNAVFLVFAVALNASLRIRPTVRDASPVTLQTLLAGLRFVLKTDLLLATMTLDMVAVLLGGATALLPIYARDILKVGPEGLGWLRAAPSVGSFATALALAHRKPIQRAGPVILWSVAGFGVATIVFGLSRNFHVSLAALVFLGACDNVSVVVRQTLSQMLSPDDMRGRVSAINTIFVSSSNELGEFESGVVARLVGTVGAVVLGGVGTLVTVVGIALIWPNLRKLGSLQDVAPANPESTA
- a CDS encoding TetR/AcrR family transcriptional regulator, translating into MGTLTRKQREIQQRESLLLDVARTMLMEQGFAGLSMDRLAEATEYSKGTIYQHFSTKEDLVAALAIQSLTYRSDLFDRASEYPGRPRERMFAIGVADELFARLHPQYYKAEMVIRMAALQTRADAERCKHLCGQDQTCMNRVRDIVASAVAAGDLALERPRTAEQVSFAVYSIALGTHLGMHNYGSMFDAAELGPPESLARDGVQILLDGFGWRPLTTEWDYCKTYHRLIKDVFADEYRRLETL
- a CDS encoding efflux RND transporter periplasmic adaptor subunit, encoding MRTYFGLSTMNGRFAAGLVAVLAGASFSGCQKPPAPAAPPPPRVGVVDSRKMDVPVLATPNGTTRAAEVVTLRARVRGFLTERHFEEGATVKKGQLLLVIEEEPYKIALDSARAKQEESEAAVRKAEQSKAREVAASKVALDMAQLNLKQIEEQRSRKLLARNAGSQEELDRAEADRKQFEAQVQADRANHDQAVADYDVAILAAKAQLQAAKAGVRDAELNLGYCRMTSPIDGRIGEARVKVGNLVGPGQEGGSYTELGTIQQLDPITVDIQVSSRYLDKASRLVQQGLPAKLTRPGVEGEEVHPYIGECYFIDNYIDETTSTFLSKARIPNPHGTLLPGEYVKLEMKVDDLKDAIVVPASAVMETEAGPVVYIVDKDGKVAVQRVEAGLTMYQGLRVLTKGLDAGVPVIVEGLQMIRPGMPVKAEPAVLARPVEKEAVAILGDEKPIVGAATDEASKEVAPKRHEPSSEPAPGWPRSTAKKPAEGAESQPK